GGCTATTAATACTGATCATAAATGTAGTATCGCTATTTGTAGTGGTCAAGGTGATTATTGCGTTTTATCCTTTGGTAAATGGCAGGGTATTGGAATCTCACGAAGAAGGTTGGGTCAATTTCACCTTCATCAATCTATCAATTGTTTTGTTTTTTATAGCTAGGTTATTACGGGTAAGTACGGATAAGCAAGAAAGTAGAATAGAAAATGAACAGTTGAAACAAAAAAATTTGGAGAATGAGCTTGCCGCCCTTAAAAACCAGATAGATCCACACTTTCTGTTCAACTCCTTAAACTCGTTATCGTCATTAATTCGTGAGAATGAAAAAGCTACGCAGTTCGTAAATAAGCTTTCATACATGTACCGCTACATTTTGCAGAGTAGCGAAATCAATTTGGTGCCCGTTAAAGACGAGCTTAAGTTTTTACGTAGCTATATTTATTTAATGGAAACCCGTTACCGCGATCGTATAAGAATAGAGGTAGATATAGATGAAAAACTCTTAGATCGTAAAGTGCCACCATTGGCTTTGCAATCGTTAGTGGAGAATTCTGTAAAGCATAATGAGATATCATCTACCAACCCGTTGACCGTTAAGGTGTATTCTACAGAAGAATCGTTGTTTGTGGAAAATCCTATTCGTACGCGTAGTACCGTGGCAGAAGGTATGGGCACGGGCTTGTACAATTTAAAGAAACGCTATTTGCTTTTACTAAAGAATGAAGTTAAGGTAAGCACCCAAAATGATATATTTAAAGTAGAATTGCCCTTAAACCGACCGGCATGAAAGTAATAATTGTAGAAGATGAACTTGCCGCTAGTGATAACTTGGCGTATCTGCTGACCAAGATCGATCCAAATATTGAGATCGTTACGGTGTTAGATACCGTTAAGGCTGCCATAGATTTTTTCAGTAATCCATTTGAAGGTATTTTGGTGTTTATGGATATTCACTTGGCAGACGGTATTTCATTTGAGATTTTTGATCAGGTCACTATTAACATCCCTATTATATTCACCACCGCTTATGACCAGTATGCGTTAAAGGCATTTAAAGTGAATAGTATTGATTATCTGTTGAAGCCTATTGATCAAGAAGAGCTTTCAGATGCCTTGGATCGCTTTAATGCCCAAAATCAAAAAAAGGGTATGGACGAGCAGCAGATGCAAAGTCTCTTACATTTAATACAGACCAAGCCCAATAGGTATAAACAAACATTTTTAGTGGGTATCGGTGATCAATTGTTGCCTATTAAAACTGCGGATATTGCCTATTTTTATATAGATACCGGTGTGGTAAAAGCGGTTACGGTGCAAGAGCGTTCGTATGTTTTGGATATCAAGTTAGAGGAAGTGGAAGAGGCACTTGACCCAACACTTTTCTATAGGGCAAACCGGCAATTTATATTACGTAGAGAAGCTATTGTGACTATAAAACTACACTTTAACAGTAAGCTGTTGGTAGAAGTCCATCCGCCGTGTAGTGAGCGTATTGTAGTGAGCAAGGCAAAAGCATCGGATTTTAAAAGTTGGGTAGGTAGGTGAAAGTAAAATTTTTATTTTTCATCAAAACATGTAACAATTTGCACAAAAATGCTACATATAGGCGTAGTTAATTATCAAAATCGTCCAAAACATGCAAAAACACATTCAGCCTCTTACCATGAAAATTTTAAAATACTTTATTCTTGCTGTTGGTATTTTAGGTTTAGCGGCAACACTTTTAAATGTGTTCTATTTTAAAGATACATCAAGTAGCAATTTCGGTAGTTTTATGAGCTGTGTATATTTAATATTCATCTCTTTTAGATTTGAAAAGATGATCACCTGGCTAAATTCCAAACTAAAAAGAGCTTAGCGACCAGCACGCAGCGAAAACGCACTTACTCACCAACAAACTAGTTCACTAACCCACTAAATCACTAATAAACTAACCCACTAACAACTAATCATCAATCTCCGCATCCGGAAGGTCAAGAATCGTTGAGGTAGATAATGAGTTACCGGCAATACCTTTAATAGAACCAAACAGCACGTTAATATTCTCTTGAACGCCCCAAATTTGCTTTTCCCTAACCGCAAAATTCTTGTATGCGGCTTTTTTCTCGTAGTTCAGTTGCTTGATCATAGAATCATAGTTTTCAATAATTCTATTAATGTTCTGTACAAACTCGTTACTGGTAAGATAAGAATATAAAAGTTCCATTTTATCGCCCTTGTTCTCGTCAGATGATTTGATCGATTGTGTTTTTAGCAGCAACTCGCGCAGCACCAGTGATACACTTTTTACCTCGTTGAACCCACAGATCCATACACCGTTCTTCTCCCCAAAGCGATCCATATCTGGTGGAAAGGTCTCAGTAACGATTACCGCAATATCTGCCTTGCAATTGATCTGGTCTTGCTTCAGCTTATTGATCCAATCATTACTGAAGTTTTTGGTACGCTTGCTCTCATATACGATAGAACCACAGGTCTGCTGAAGGGAGTTAATGACCGTTTGTATACAATCTGCCCCGCGAATACCCTTGCCAACCTCGTCTATATTATCAAAAGGGTAGGTGTTACGTAGCAACTCTTCTAAGGCAAGTTCTTGTATTTCGCCCTGCATTTGCATAGAACCTTGTTCGGCCTTACGCTTCATTTCATCAATAAGTTTCTTTTGATCGTCCAGTTGCTTTTGGTATTCCTTCTCTTTCAGCGCCATGGCCTCACGCTCTTTTGCCTTGGCTTTTTCTTCTATGATAGATTGCTTCTCTAGCAGCTCTTTTTGCACGTTCATCTTCAGTTCCTCGGCTTTCTCCTTTAATTCGTTCTCACGTTTTAAAAGATCGATCTCTTGGGCGCGCAAAGCTCTGTTCTCCTCTTTCTTTTTCTCGTTCTCTTGTTGTAGGGCACGCAATTGCTGCTCAAAAGATTCGTTGGTCTGCTTTTGTATTTTTTCAGATTCCTTGGCAAGACGTTGCGCCAGCTTCTCTTTAAAAAGCTCGTTCTCTTTTTCTTTCTTTTTCTCGAACTCTTCTACCTCAAGTTCAAGCTTTCTACGTTCTTTATTGAATTTCTCTGCCTGCTCTGCTACTTTACGTTCGTATTCAGCCTTAAAATGAGCCTGCATTTTGCCAGAAAGCGCCTCTTCAACATCAAACTCATGCGCACAATTCGGACATTTAATTTTATCTACCATGTTCAAATATCATTTGTAACTATAAAAATACAGAACCCAAATTAGGCATACAATCTTTAGGCGATAATCCAATCAGAAATGCACTATGTTATTGTTGGCGGACTGACAATTGTCATAGAATAAACAGCCGTTAGAAATTACATTTACCGCAATTAAAATGACCAAACTATGATAACAATAAATCTTCCCTTGGTGAACTGGAGCAATGGTGTAGTGATGATTGCCGTATTTGCCGGTGTCTGCATTGCCCTGGTAGGTATTGTACTTTCTATTATGAATACCGATAAAAAGAAGTAGGAGTAATATTATTGATACAAAACGTACCGTGGTGGCGTAAGACCGTTCAAGCGCATGGCAACCAACATTTGCCCTCTATGGTGGGTAATATGGTCTGCCAACAGCATACATATTTGCCTTTTAGAGCGATCCAGCCCAAAATAGTCCAAATGATCATCCAATGCTTTGGGGTCAAAATCCTTTAATAAGGCAATGGCTTCGGTAAAGGTTTGGTCTATACGTGCCATCATTTCCGCCTTGGTCTTATGGGCAGGTTTAAAAACGGTATCGGTTTGGTAAACACGGGCTTCACGACCACCTAAAAGCGACTGGCTATGCCAATCTAGCGCAAAACCAATGTGCATTAGATGCTCGGAGAAGCTCAAAGATTCTGCCGTGGCTTTGTAACCATATTTTTCTTCGGGCATCATTTCTGCGACTAAGAGCAAATACTTGCGGGAGTTCTCCAAACGCTCCATACTATCTTCTAGAAATTGATCTTGTTGGGCAACCAATGTTGTTTTGGTACATAGGATGAGAGAGATAAATAGAATTGTTTTTTTCATGATGAGCGATGATGAAGTGAACAACTAATTTACTCCATTTGTTGCAGTGAACAGCCATTTTTACGCTCTTCTTGGGAGAGAATCCAAACATTGATGACTTTTTGGTCTAAGTCATTTTCTTCATTTGGCATTACAAGGTCTATGGTCGCAATACTTTCTGTTGCAATGGTATAGGTATCAAGATCCAATAGATAGCCGTTAACATACACCGGATTATTTTCTTCCAAATTAAAAAAGGCATTGAGTTGTGTTTGCGTTTTAAAGGGTATCTTCTTTTTTAGTTTGGCAAACAAAATACCGTTTGCCGTAAGATTATAAAAATGCGCTTTGCGGCTAGGTTTTTCCTTTATCACTGCTATATCTTCAATGTCTTCCTTTGAAGTGATGATGTTTTTATTGGCGATAATATGCTCGTCAATCAAGAGCAGAGGACAGTTGATTTTTGCTGCCTGTGGGAGTTTATTGAAACTGTTTTGGGCATTGCTGGTAAGGTGAAATAAGAACAAAAGATATGTAGCGTAGATAGTTTTCATAGGGAATCATAGATTACATTAATTATTATTCACCTTGGCATTTGGTACAATTTAATTCTTTCCTTCTCTTTTTAAGTTTTTCTTGTTCAAAATTGGAGTGGGATTTGTGACGGTCTTGTCTATTAATAGTTATATAGGTTAGCACAAAATTTTGCAAGTAAACAGTAAACTAAAATCCGTAAGGATTTTTAGAGGTAAACAAGAACAAGCAATTATTTATA
The sequence above is a segment of the Maribacter dokdonensis DSW-8 genome. Coding sequences within it:
- a CDS encoding DinB family protein; amino-acid sequence: MKKTILFISLILCTKTTLVAQQDQFLEDSMERLENSRKYLLLVAEMMPEEKYGYKATAESLSFSEHLMHIGFALDWHSQSLLGGREARVYQTDTVFKPAHKTKAEMMARIDQTFTEAIALLKDFDPKALDDHLDYFGLDRSKRQICMLLADHITHHRGQMLVAMRLNGLTPPRYVLYQ
- a CDS encoding DUF2130 domain-containing protein encodes the protein MVDKIKCPNCAHEFDVEEALSGKMQAHFKAEYERKVAEQAEKFNKERRKLELEVEEFEKKKEKENELFKEKLAQRLAKESEKIQKQTNESFEQQLRALQQENEKKKEENRALRAQEIDLLKRENELKEKAEELKMNVQKELLEKQSIIEEKAKAKEREAMALKEKEYQKQLDDQKKLIDEMKRKAEQGSMQMQGEIQELALEELLRNTYPFDNIDEVGKGIRGADCIQTVINSLQQTCGSIVYESKRTKNFSNDWINKLKQDQINCKADIAVIVTETFPPDMDRFGEKNGVWICGFNEVKSVSLVLRELLLKTQSIKSSDENKGDKMELLYSYLTSNEFVQNINRIIENYDSMIKQLNYEKKAAYKNFAVREKQIWGVQENINVLFGSIKGIAGNSLSTSTILDLPDAEIDD
- a CDS encoding LytR/AlgR family response regulator transcription factor — its product is MKVIIVEDELAASDNLAYLLTKIDPNIEIVTVLDTVKAAIDFFSNPFEGILVFMDIHLADGISFEIFDQVTINIPIIFTTAYDQYALKAFKVNSIDYLLKPIDQEELSDALDRFNAQNQKKGMDEQQMQSLLHLIQTKPNRYKQTFLVGIGDQLLPIKTADIAYFYIDTGVVKAVTVQERSYVLDIKLEEVEEALDPTLFYRANRQFILRREAIVTIKLHFNSKLLVEVHPPCSERIVVSKAKASDFKSWVGR
- a CDS encoding sensor histidine kinase is translated as MALTKVKQGEVVKTALLIGILVSLPKTIYLYNGIMEGNLNFSMSWVTDFLYRYLFFFCFSWSVIQLNANIDYDGLKWPPFLKWLLILIINVVSLFVVVKVIIAFYPLVNGRVLESHEEGWVNFTFINLSIVLFFIARLLRVSTDKQESRIENEQLKQKNLENELAALKNQIDPHFLFNSLNSLSSLIRENEKATQFVNKLSYMYRYILQSSEINLVPVKDELKFLRSYIYLMETRYRDRIRIEVDIDEKLLDRKVPPLALQSLVENSVKHNEISSTNPLTVKVYSTEESLFVENPIRTRSTVAEGMGTGLYNLKKRYLLLLKNEVKVSTQNDIFKVELPLNRPA